In Bacteroidia bacterium, one genomic interval encodes:
- a CDS encoding tetratricopeptide repeat protein: MSFSLHRLHSFKFLLGLTLLLGGLIHPGFSQNQHRLDSLKRVYRSASDTAKLRVYNEIANEFWGSEPQTLRKYSDTLLQMAKAAKQPFWEAKAYNKFGVAFWHTSQFDSAVAAYTKALQIYLTLKKLDGIAGCYNNIGLIYDHKGDFEKAIQYYFLALNIQRQRNDEREIAILLSNISQLYRFENYLDKAWNYASKALRLSTKVGNKQGMAENYQQLAVIAKLNFKNKLAEELVNKAIQLNLELGNEAGLSANYNTLGGLYLQMKQNGKALTFYEKSLQLSIDNSNLSSTANNLVNMSKLLLSNGDVANSEKFAKRALTISDSIGSRLLVQDSYDLLSQVYEKKGDLKLAMKYYRKFANLRDSIFSEDSRSKIADAEARFERQRVEDQLKLVIQENQLRELALSRNKMLLAVSMIGLLLLSIFAFLLFRAGKEKDKAKEEISKQKEIIELKNKDITDSIQYAKLFQNALLPEKKEFSSHLPNSFVFYKPKDIVSGDFYWISEQKGKLVLVAADCTGHGVPGAFMSIIGMNLLDNVVKKSGITRPDEVLDELSKRLARIMSHGENQTKLNDTMDISVVTINKEKMTLRYSGAYSRMFFQGEDQVLREYQGDNVPLASAKAAEMPYSMHRVDIQYGDTFYVFSDGFADQFGGDKNRKLYRKRFREFLQGISQKPMKQQREELESFFEEWKGENEQVDDVLVIGVRV, encoded by the coding sequence TTTTTCCCTTCACCGGCTACATTCTTTTAAGTTCCTTCTTGGGCTTACCCTGCTTTTGGGTGGACTCATTCATCCGGGCTTTTCTCAAAATCAACACCGGTTAGATAGTCTGAAACGAGTGTACCGTTCCGCTTCAGATACGGCTAAACTGAGAGTTTACAACGAGATTGCCAATGAATTTTGGGGTTCGGAGCCACAAACCTTGCGCAAGTATTCCGACACCTTGCTTCAAATGGCAAAAGCTGCCAAGCAACCGTTTTGGGAAGCCAAAGCCTACAATAAGTTTGGAGTTGCTTTTTGGCACACCAGCCAATTCGATTCGGCCGTTGCTGCTTACACCAAAGCCCTGCAGATTTATTTAACGCTTAAAAAGCTGGATGGCATTGCCGGATGTTACAATAACATCGGTTTAATTTACGACCATAAAGGCGATTTTGAAAAAGCCATTCAATATTACTTTTTAGCCTTGAACATTCAACGGCAACGGAACGACGAACGGGAAATTGCCATATTGTTGTCCAACATAAGTCAGTTATACCGTTTCGAAAACTATTTAGATAAAGCCTGGAACTATGCATCCAAAGCCTTGCGATTAAGTACCAAGGTTGGTAACAAACAAGGAATGGCCGAAAATTATCAGCAACTGGCAGTAATTGCAAAGCTTAATTTCAAAAACAAATTGGCCGAAGAACTGGTTAATAAAGCCATTCAACTCAACTTAGAACTAGGAAACGAAGCAGGATTGTCGGCCAACTATAATACCTTGGGTGGACTTTACCTTCAAATGAAGCAAAATGGAAAAGCTTTGACCTTTTATGAAAAATCGTTACAGCTTTCTATCGACAACAGCAATTTGAGTTCCACCGCCAACAACCTGGTAAATATGTCCAAACTATTGTTATCGAACGGTGATGTAGCCAATAGCGAAAAATTTGCCAAACGGGCATTAACTATAAGCGATTCCATTGGTAGCAGGTTGTTAGTCCAGGACAGCTATGATCTCTTGAGCCAGGTGTATGAAAAAAAGGGCGATTTAAAGTTGGCTATGAAATACTACCGAAAATTTGCCAACCTGCGTGATTCTATTTTTTCGGAGGATAGTCGTTCCAAAATTGCCGATGCTGAAGCTCGTTTTGAACGCCAACGAGTAGAGGATCAATTAAAGTTGGTTATTCAGGAAAACCAGCTTCGGGAGTTGGCTTTAAGCAGGAACAAAATGCTGTTGGCTGTTTCTATGATCGGTTTGCTACTGCTTTCCATTTTTGCATTTTTATTGTTTAGGGCCGGAAAGGAAAAAGACAAGGCCAAGGAAGAAATTTCGAAACAAAAAGAAATCATTGAATTAAAAAACAAAGACATCACCGATAGCATTCAATATGCTAAGCTTTTCCAAAATGCTCTACTTCCCGAAAAAAAGGAATTTTCGTCACACCTACCCAATAGTTTTGTTTTTTACAAACCTAAAGACATTGTAAGTGGCGATTTTTATTGGATTTCGGAACAGAAAGGCAAGTTAGTTTTGGTGGCAGCAGATTGCACCGGACACGGGGTTCCGGGGGCATTTATGAGCATTATTGGTATGAACTTGTTGGATAATGTAGTAAAAAAATCAGGCATTACCCGACCGGACGAAGTGTTGGATGAACTAAGTAAGCGATTGGCCAGGATTATGAGTCATGGCGAAAACCAAACCAAGCTAAACGACACGATGGACATTTCGGTAGTTACCATCAACAAGGAAAAAATGACCTTGCGATACTCCGGCGCTTACAGTAGAATGTTTTTCCAAGGAGAAGACCAGGTGCTTCGCGAGTATCAGGGCGACAATGTTCCGCTAGCATCAGCCAAGGCAGCAGAAATGCCGTATTCCATGCACCGGGTAGACATCCAATACGGAGATACTTTTTATGTATTTTCGGATGGGTTTGCCGACCAGTTTGGCGGAGATAAAAACCGAAAATTATACCGCAAACGCTTTAGAGAATTTTTGCAGGGAATTTCACAAAA